Within the Malus sylvestris chromosome 4, drMalSylv7.2, whole genome shotgun sequence genome, the region TCTCATCCAATAACAACTTCATAAGTATCCtaaaaagttgaaaaattaAAGTTGGAACAAACAACTTGGACGCTTTTCAAGTTGTTAttaatgttctaaaaatcgctTTAGACGGTCGTCGTCTAGGCGCTAGAGGCCCGATGTGATTTGAGGCAAATCGTTTATAGAAATCTGGAGGGAGTTAGGTGGTCGTCTAGACGCtccctaggcggtctaggcgctCTAAGCGGTGCCAGGCGGCATGTCTAGGCGGATTGAATCTCGTCTTTCTCCGCCATTGATTCTGCAACTTTTGTTTCAAACTCTCTTCTTCAGCTCTATGCACAGTTCTTGTCATCGTCTTTTGCACTACTCTAAATCATGTTATCTAGTTTAAGCAGAATTGCATTTGCAACTCAAGCTCTCGCGAAGCCAGACTTGTAGAAGAACGAAATTTACAGAGAAAAGAGGAGGAAGACGAAAtagaaaaataaccaaatagGAGAGAAGATGtgagagaggaggaagaggaaacggaataaaaaaataaaaaataaaactcaaaataaagGGCTCTCCGTTTCCAAAGTGtcaaaaaaatattgtaatGTGCACCACTTTTCTGTATTTACTACCACGCCCATCACTAACCTTAtctttaaatattataattgatttttttaatatttttggcaGTATTAAATCTTTGATATGGGATTAAGACCTTGGGTAATGTGAGAGAGTTCTTATGATCTGAGTTCCACCGATTGGAGTGATGTGGGAGAGGTGGAGGGCtcgtgggtttttttttaattttttatgttgtattatttttttttaaaccaaaccATATTATATACTAAAAATCTTAAGTTacaaatttacatatatatatattattctttttaaaaattaacatatctcaatatttagttatatatttatattaaatttactAAATTCGTCTAGTCCGCCTAAGCATCCGTCTAAGTTTTACCTAGTCGCCTAGGCGCTAGACTCTAGTCCACCGCCCGACTAGCACCTAATATTTTTTAGAACCATATTATTTGGTGAGAGCATGAGctcctttattattttaaacagCTAAGCTTTGTTCCTTTTTTAATTCTTGTTATTATTTCCAGagtttaaaattattttctcttattttcttttaaacttGAGAGATGTTGACTCTGAGTACTTGTTTCATGATGTACAAAAGTTTTGTGAGGAAATGATGTAAATGACTTTAAGACCATTTTCTGTTATGAATATTGTCAAAACATCATTGCATACAAAATAGGAGATCAATAGTTGAGTGATAGCTTTGTTGTTAACATTAAGagaaatgtttttgtttttattgataatgagtcTATTATACGGCATTTTCTGCTATGAAACCCCGTTGGTAACAATTGTAACTTatttgtattgataaattatgaaTGACATTAATATTGTCTAGTATCTAAAAGAATTTGGTtgtctacattttttttaaaccttttACACGTTTAAATTTCCCAATCCCCGACAATTTCTAGCTTCGTCACTAATAACACTTCACCTTCTTGACTAGTAGCTAGTTTGTGTTATATGATGTTTTTATCTGTATTTCGACTAGGATGAAGCGTTCGTGAAGTCAATCATCATGATCGACTGCTCTAATACCATCTCAGAAATAATGGGTTTGTGGTCAATTTTCTGTATATTCCTTTGTCTCCCTTAAGAGCTCTTTATATTACAATCTATACAACTAATATCTAAAGACTATAATTTGGGCGGCTAGTATTAACTACATTTTCCCACCCCACTtgacaatatatataataagtaGTAACTAATGTTGACAATATCCATGTTGGCAGATAGCAACTATTGTCGACATCAGCAGCcccttttgacaaaaaaaagcaCCCAGAATAAATCAGTGGATCACTCTTATCTTATAATAATCAACCGACGAACAATTTAAAGATCAAGATTAATAGCAGCAGTGGTACCAAGCTTTCAGAAActcagattttttttatttctagcaAACAAGAACGGAGAAAATCACAAATTTATAGCTGCTGCAGACTGCAAAATGTTGAAGGAATGATTTCCCCTTCCCCCAGCTGAGTATTTCAATCAGGCACTAACTCATCATTTAGGTCAGTTTTTCTATGCTCTTTGATTATTTCTGATAAATTTCAACCAAAACAATTTTGATATATGTTCGGGCAATTGAATTTCGGTGCATTGTTGACGATTGTTTGTCTATAAAAGTGTTGTGGTTAGGACTACTAACACTAGTTTTTCTTAGAACATTTTGCACATTGAATATTTGAATTTGACTATCACATTGTCATGTTGTTCATATTAACTAACATACCACATTAATCGTTTATAATACGAGTAGACGACATGATTGATATTTCATGATCTCTCGGCTATGACACTTCACCTTCTTGACTAGTTCTGCAGATGCAAGAAATACATATATAAGTCTTAATTGCTTCTCGACTAGAAATCTAATCTCCACAAtccaattgaaaacaaaatgcaTATTCATATTCAACCAAATCACTATAATCATTTTTCGCATCGTAGAATAACCCTACAATTAGTCTAGTCCTTGCGAAATTTTCGAAATCAATTAGAACTGGGAAATGAGATCCAAATTTTCTGTCTCACAAGTTTTTCTAACGCCGTATAGGACGTGAATGCTAGTCTTTGTTGAATTCCTCTCCATGACTATGTCCTAATCATGTATACAAACTTGGTTGCTGTTTTTTTATCTGTATTTCAAACAGGATGAAGCATTCGTCTATGCACGATGGGAGGCAGATTTTGTCTAAATTCCTTCATGGGTTCATTCTTTTATACATGAGCAAAGGTCTGGAATCTGCAGCACTGTCAAGCAGTACTTTCGGAAATGAATCTGACAGACTGGCACTGCTAGACTTCAAGAAAAGGATCACTGAAGATCCTCAAAATATCATGAGCTCATGGAATGATTCCACCGATTTCTGTGGCTGGAGAGGTGTTACatgcaacaattccaacaaaagAGTCCTGACATTGAAGTTGAATTCTCAAAATTTGGTAGGCTCCTTACCCCCTTCTATTGGAAACCTCACTTATCTTACTGGGATTAACCTTACAAGCAACGGCTTCCACGGTGAAATTCCTCAAGAAATCGGTCGATTAAGAAGCTTGGAATATCTCAACCTGTCTTACAATTCCTTCGGCGGAAAAATTCCAACCAATATGTCTTATTGTACCCAACTAAAAGTGCTCAGTATTGATTCCAACAAGCTTACTGGGTCGATTCCTGACCAACTCAGCTCGTTGTTGAACTTAAATCATCTATGGGTTGATTACAACAATCTCACCGGAACCATCCCTTATTGGGTAGGAAACTTTTCTTATTTGAAAACTGTTTATCTTGGCAGCAACAATTTACAAGGAATCGTACCTAAGGAACTCGGGCGTCTAACAAGCTTGGAGAGATTCTCACTTCAGGCGAATAATTTATCTGGTATGGTCGCTTCTTCAATCTATAATATTTCTTCCATATACCTTTTCGATGTTACTGAGAACCAGCTGCAAGGAGAGATACCACCAAATGTCGGCAATACTCTTCCTAATCTCATAGGGTTTTTCGCTGGTGCCAACAAGTTCACAGGGCGTGTTCCCGTCTCATTTGGAAATGCTTCTAGACTTGAGAGGCTTGATGTGTTCAGAAATTCTCTCACTGGGGCACTCCACGGTGAAAATCTTGGAAGCTTACGGAGCTTAGTTTGGCTAAACTTTGAAGAAAATAGACTAGGAAGTGGAAAACCCGGTGActtgaattttctttctttcttggctAATTGTACTCGTTTGGAGACTTTAGGTCTTTATGGTAATCGTTTTGGAGGAGAACTGCCAGGATCGATAGCCAATCTGTCAACCCAACTAATTAGTCTTACTCTGGGGGGTAATATGATACATGGAGTCATCCCTGAGGGTATTGGAAATCTTGTAAACTTGACAGTCCTAGTACTAGAACATAACAATTTTGGTGGTACTGTCCCTAATACAATTGGGAAGCTTCAGAAATTAGTGGAGTTGTATCTGAATAGTAACAAACTTTCTGGGCCAATTCCTTCCTTCCTGGGTAACTTGTCTGCATTGACAAACCTCTACTTGGACTGGAATATGTTCGAGGGAAGCATCCCTCCAAGTCTTGCCAACTGCCAATTTCTACTGATACTTTACCTTTCTCATAACAGTCTATCTGGTTCCATACCTAAACAGCTGCTTGCGCTTTCATCCCTTTCCATTTCTTTGAACATGTCTCACAATTCTTTGACTGGTTCACTACCATCCGAAGTAGGTGATTTGGTAAATCTCGCAGAGCTAGATGTATCAGAAAACAAGTTATCAGGTGAAATCCCACAAACTCTTGGTAGTTGTATAATGTTGGTGCGCCTGCATTTAGAAGGTAATAAATTTGAGGGAATAATTCCTCAATCTCTTAAAAATTTAAGAAGCTTGGATGAAATAGATGTTTCGGGCAATAACTTATCTGGGCAGCTTCCTGAATTTCTAGGCAAGTTTACATTACTTGAGAAACTTAATCTTTCTCATAATAATTTTGAGGGTGAATTACCTAAGGAAGGGATATTTTTGAACGCAAGTGGCGTGTCAATTATTGGAAATGATAGGCTCTGTGGTGGCATCCCACAATTGCGTCTACCTGCATGCTCCGGCAAAAAGCCCCATTCAACTCGAGGACTACTTGCCCTGAAAGTAGTCATCCCTATAGCTTCTTCTCTTGCACTTATAATTGCTCTATCATGCTTTATTGCTGCTTGTTCAATGGTGAAAAGGTCAAGACGCAAACCTGTGACTTTACGTTCTTATGAAGACTGGAAATCAGGTCTCTCGTACTCTGAACTCTTTGAATCAACTAATGGTTTCTCTATGGACAATCTGATTGGTTCGGGAAGTTTTGGTTCTGTTTACAAAGGAGTACTGTCAAGTGATGCAGCAATAGTTGCCATTAAGGTATTGAACCTTCAACAACCAGGAGCTTCCAAGAGTTTTATTGATGAATGCAAAACTCTGAAAAGTATAAAGCACCGTAATCTCCTCAAGATCATAACTGCATGCTCAAGCATTGACAATCAAGGTAATGACTTCAAAAGTCTAGTTTTTGAGTTCATGGAAAATGGAAGTCTAGATCCGTGGATTCATCCCAAAGGTGATGAGCAATCTCAAACAAAGATAATATTGAGCCTTACCGAAAGACTAGATATTGCAATTGATGTTGCTTCTGCATTAGATTATCTACACTACCAATGTGAAACACCTATTGTTCACTGTGATCTAAAGCCAAGCAATGTGCTTCTTGATGAAGACATGGTAGCCCATGTTGGTGACTTTGGATTAGCAAGGTTCCTTTtggaagcttcaaattcgaacAATCTAGCCGCAAGTCAAACAATGTCAGCAGGTCTAAAGGGTTCCATAGGCTACATTCCTCCAGGTATGAGTTTCTATCATTTTCTTTATTGAGCCAACTCTGAAACAAGACCTAAATCCAAAAGGTCATTTGACTATGGCATTCTTTTGTTTATCCATTGGCAGAGTATGGCATGGGAGGCCAAGTTTCTATACTCGGAGATACTTATAGCTACGGGATATTGCTGCTAGAAATGTTCACAGGAAAAAGCCCTACCGATGACGTGTTTATAGATGGTCAAAGCATTCACCGTTTCACAGCCATGGCATTGCCAGACCATGTCATGGACGTTGTTGACCGTTCATTGCTCCTTGAAACATATGATCCCGATGCTGATGATGAAGAATACAACAATGAAATACAAGAAGGACCAATTACAAAATATCAAGATCGGAGCTCAGCCCAAGCGAAAAGATTGGAGGAGTGCTTGGTTTCTGTGATGGAAATAGGGCTCGCATGCTCTTCAATATCTCCCACAGAGCGGATGCCAATGAATGTTGTTGTTAACAAACTGAAGGCAATTAGAGAATCATACCTCAATCGAAGACGAACACGCTACCGATGCTCAAGTAAGTATGTTGCCTAATTTAAACATGTATCCCCATATGCAAGCTATTCTTCCACAGTTCGTTATACGTCAGCTCTAATTTGCTTTCGAAATGTCTTTCAATTTAAAACCAATCTGCTTCGCATTAGAAGGCATTGCTGTCGtgtgtttttttgtttcttctcttGCTTTGTACATTAAGAGTTTGatcttttgggaactcattctTAACATCTTAGTAGCGTATTATATATGTTTGTTTGCTTAAGTTCTAAAGTGTGTCAAAAGCACGCTCATTTTATCCTACGAAtgcttaaaacaatgaaaatacaCGTCAAGTGTACTTTTGACACCAAATAagcatttgatcttttgagAACTCATTCTTAATGTCTTAGTAGAGTACTATATGTGTTTACTTACTTAAGTTCCAAAGCGTTTCAAACACACACTCGTTTTATCCCACGAACACTTAAAACAGTGCAAATACACTCCGAGTAGAAAAATAGTGTACTTTTGACACCAAATAagcatttgatcttttgagAAATCATTCCTAACGTCTTAGTAGcatattatatgtatttatttgcttaagttccaaagcGTGTCAAACACATATCTCACAAATGCTTAAAACAGTGCATATACACTTCAAATGATAAAATGGTGTAAGTTTCACACCAAATAAGCATTTGAACTGATGAGAACTCATTCTTAATAGcatattatatgtgtttattatATGTGAGCTTCCGAATTTTTATGTCTATCTTTTGTAAACATATTCATTAGTTGGTCCCGAGCTCGATCTTCCTTCCCCACTGAATATATCGCTTGTTAACTTTCTGTAAACCTCAAAATCAGTTGCAACTTTCCATTCAAACTTGCTTCTTTCGGTATTGAATTCCCGAATATTTGAGACATTTGGATTAGGATGATACTATTTATTCAAGATTTAGAAATTTAGTCACTCAAAGCTCCTCGAGCGCAAAACTCTATCTAGAACTCCAAAGAAATGCGCAAATTCTTTATTACTATGCTTATTTCATTTCTTACACACACCCTTGTTTTCTCCTTCAATAAAGTGCTCTATAACTTATGTCACATTCATTTCATGTTTTGATACGACCTAGAATCTACTAATGGGAACAATTATATGACAAATTGTCTAAAAATGATACTTATGCTATGTTTAATCATATTTATTTCTTGCACGCGCCCTTTTCGAATATGCGTTTTTGAGGCATGTAGTAGTtttgatatatatttttctaaaattGTCAAAAATAACTCATAGAGTTACGAATTCTCACATCATTGACCTTCCACCGCCAAGTTATACTTTATTATTTGGGTGTAGTATTGAAATTTCTCATCTTTTGCACCAATGGACGTCGTACTATGTTGAATAATAAATCTCATTTGATTGATGATAGTTAATTTTTTGTGTTAGATGGATGGAGGGGTCAACGGTTTAATAGCCTATAACTTTAAAAGATATTTTtggtttgtcaaaaaaaaaaaataaattaaaggatGCCACGTGCTATGCATGTGTTGGAAGTTAAAttgtagagaaaataaaaagatattGAGTGAGAGGATTGATTGAAATTTCTGAAAAAGACAAAGTGGGAACCAATCAACCCCCCACTGGACATAtgtcacatttttctttttaggtCATCCATATAAGTTGAACTCAAGACCTTACAGTAAAGAAAACCAAAGTTTAATTGAACCCTTTTCTTATTTCCTTTGCCGGAGGGGTTGATTTGGGCCTATATTTTTTCTCAGTAACAAACACGTGCTAGCAAGCTAGTAGTGGGCTTTCTCAAGATTTCATATCTAATGGGCTTTGTGTATTATAGGCCCAAAAGGATCTTCCAGACATCTAAAGTAGGCTTTCTAGCTAAAATTGTTCTTGAGATTTACATAATTCTTCACTTTAgttcttgagatttgaaatcaatagaattggtacctgagtttgtccatcatcaatcatattggtccttcattgaaaaatctccattaaataagaaTAGAATTACCTAAATACCCttaatttttatcaaatcattttggcattgtttattaaattgaggatatatttgttattttgatctttatttaacataattttgcacgaaatgaccaaaatgattgatggtggacaatctcaggaaccacttatattgatttcaaatctcaagggCCAAAGTAATGCATTATGTCAATCTCAtggatcattttggctaaaaagccaaagAAAATTATAGGCACTTTCTCACGAAGTTTTCTCTAGTGTACATCAGAAGTGCAAATTTATGTTGCACATGTGAGCAACTAAATTGTTTGATCTAATTAAATTTAACCActcttaatatatataatttaaatgcGTACTTTTCATGTGCCAGAAAATTCAACTTTCTGACTCCATTGAGTAATTGACTGGGGAAAGTTGCCTTAACTGGAGGCAAAGAATGCAAGTCAACATGTCTAAAATCCGATCCAAAAgtcactcagtactacagtctggtggtatttctctttacttagaagtgagaggttttaggttcgaatctcgtgaatggcgaattcgataccaaattaggttgcctattgtgtggcttaaccGAACTCCCCATCTATTTAGtgaaaaaatatcaatgtactgaAGAAAATTCCGACccaaaaatcaaataatattttcaGCCAACCAAACCCAACCCAAGACCAGGTCCAGCTAACTAGTATTTTAATTTTCCTCGGGTCGATGACAACCCGGTAACCCAGGCGGAAACCAAGGCCTATGGCCcatgaaattttgcaaaattttTAACATTTATAAATTACCAATAAATGATCAGCTGGGTCACGTGACACAATAATTGTCCAAAGAGTAAACTCCACTAcaactatttttaaataaataaatttccaaaattttatGTGGTCAAGTGAAGACCTATAGACTTCACTTGTACCCATGAGGGATAAGCGATGAGTTTTGGAGGTTTTCTTTATCAAAGATATTTAAATATTGTGAGGCCGAGATATctcaaaaatattaaataataataattgcttacgagaagatggagcgtactCAAAATAGATTGAACTAGAAGGACAAGAGAGGCTCATGTTGGCCAAGTCAATAGCAACAAAATCCATCTCACAATAAGTACACGCATAATattatagggtaaattacataaaactacctcaactattaggTCAGTCATAATTTCATACCCcttctttaaaaaatttcaatgtcataccttatcctcgaatttgttgcaatggcATACCTTCCGTCAATTATCTGTCAATTTCTCTGTTAAATGCTAATGTGGCTTGAGTCGGggcccactttctattaaaaagtaataatttacccttaaaaaaaaacaaaaataataaaaataaaaaaccccaaACACCTATCTTCCCATATCCCTTCCCTTTCCCTACAATCCCCAACCCATTCCCTACCCACGCCAGCATCTCCCCCCTCCAGACCCACCTCCTTCTTATCTGCCGCCCACCCCTCTCCCCGAAATGGATTGACCCAGATTCGTAATCGAAGCCTCCGAGGCCGAATCAGTGGCCAAGCAGTCCAACCTCACCGTCATCCAGCTCTTCCCCTCCTTTGTCAAGTCCGCCCTGGCCCTGGCCCGCCCGCCTATCTCCAAATTCCACGTAAGAGCCGTCAGGTACTGTTCATCGGGTCAGATCTTCCTCAGCGTCAACCTCGAGTTCTCGGGTCTTCCCCTCCACTACTCAATCCACGCCGAGCAGTTCCTCATCACCAACCTCTCAATCTAATCGGAAGAGGTGGGTCTGGGGGGGGAGATGTTGGCATGGGTGGGGAAGAGGTCGggggttgcagggaaggggaaggggaagggatctgggttttggatttgggttgtAGGGAAGGGGAAGGGGTCGAGGGAAGATGGgtgtttggggtttttttttttttttttttctagaggGTAAATcattcttttttaatattttattaattttttaatagaaagtgggccccgtctcaagccacgtcagcttttaacagaggaattgacagacaactaacagaaggtatgacattgcaacaaattcgaagataaggtatgacgttgaaattttttaaagaagGGGTATGAAACTGActcaatagttgaggtagttttatgtaatttactcaATATTACCCGCGacattattttgtaattttccttttgttggGTTATTAGCCCATttacttaaaaaataattaaatattgatCAATGATAAGTCTGGTATTTGTTAAGTAAAAGTTATCATTTATCCATGTTATTATTCTAACAAGTTACTTTTTATAGATCGAGAGACGTAATTTGAACTTAGGATCTTTCTCAATATCGTAAAGAAAAGTACCACTAAAATAAGAGCTACTTGATGTTTTAACAACCTTCAACATCGGAAGAGAGAGTCGAACTTGCTATCGAAGTGGATCTAGATTTGCTACTTAGCGTAGCTTAGATGTGTTGGATAGAGGAATTAGCTTCCCACAACTAATTACATAATACTAGCGCCAACTTGCATTTACCTATATATAGGGTAGCAAGTGTAGAGTTTTATCGCAAACTATCTCGGTACAATGCACAATATTATAAAGATCTTCATCAAAAGGGCGACAAGACCATTGGCACATTACGGTTTCTTTCAACTAGCAAGTAATACCTCCCAATCACTGTCAATTTCTGCAACCAAGGCTTATTATGTCTTTCTTTCAACCAGCAAGTAACCAAAAAATCCACATTTTTTGTCATATGAAAGTTGGATTAATGCAATGAGTCGAATGACGTGCTAATCTCTCAATGGTAAAATATTCAATCCAACACTTGATAGGCATTAgacattttccttttttgttacAACAATCAGACGGAGTCGACTGTGATCTACTCTACCTTTGATTCATCAGCCACAAATATTCACAAAGCTCCTCTAAAGAATGCAAACCTAATGACATGTTTATGAAACCGGAATGGAATAGGAAGAAACTGAATTGCACTTTTTGAAGCATTCATGTGCTTACCAACATTTtagtaacaaataaaaaaaggtgGGATCCACTCAAAATCAAGAATTGAATTCCTAAATCTCTTAGAATTCGATCTCCTTCAAGAAGGTGGTATCCGGATTCCAAAGAGAAGCCTCTTTTAGGAATCAAAATTTTCTACCTGAACTATCCCTGCAACTTCTACCTTTCAGTCGAGTCAGCCGACTCCCTTGAACATTCACCAGCTCAATCTCATCCATCATCGATGGGTTTCAAAGCTGAAGTTTGTGAAGCAAAGGTTGTTGTTAGCAAAAATTAGATTTAGAACTTGTTTGGTGCACATCTAGCGAAGACCAGATATAAAACTCGTTCAATGTGCATCCAGCATTCCAAATTCAACCAAAATGTTTAAATTATTAGTAATGATAGATGAGTGAAAGTTACTAGTTACTGGTTCAGCTTAAACCTATTTAGGCACACCAACGTAACGTTTGCCACTTTTTTAGTGCTTACCATTTGACACTAAAACAATTTAAGGGTTGAGATTGTCCGATCTGAAAAAGCAGTCATCACGGAGTATATGATGCTCAAACAGTTAAAAAACAGTTGGTTGGGGTTGCAAAGCAAGATTCGATTCAATTCAACCCAAATTACCGATGACGTGTCCCCAAGCTACACGTGGCAACAGATCCGATCCTTTATCTCCCCACGGGGACCACACCGCTATATATACCACTAGAACTGGATTGCTCATTAGAAAAAAAGTGACAGAGACCCCCACTAGCAAACAACccaatactctctctctctctctctggaaaTCCAGAAAGCAACAAACTTTGAAGGCAACTCGGGAGGGTTGATTCAGTGAGTCAGTGACCGAGTCATGAGGACCCTGTCGAGTCCGAGTTCGAGGGTGGCGGCAGAGAAGAAGTGGGTCGGCGGAGAAAATGTCTTTCTCCACAAGCTTGAACCTTGCTTCCTCAGGCCAAAGAGAAGCAGCGAGAATTTCCGGTTCTTGAATTTGGTGTGTTTTCTGAAACAGAGCAAGCCCATCAGACCAGTCATTTGCCTCTCGTCAAAAACCCAGGTGGAATCTTTTTTTCGATTTTCTGAAAACTTTTCGTAATTTCAGTTAtttcatttctttgttttttgaaattttgatgaaattccCATTTTTGTTTTCTCTGTTTTAAAAAATTCTAGAATATGATGTTGTTCTTGCTTTTTTGTGATCATTCTTTTCTTTGGGTTGCCAAGAAAGTTTGGAATCGTGCTTTTTTGGGTTGGGAAAGTTTGGAATCTTGCTTTTTGGGGCTGGGGCTAGattcttattttttgtttttgttttttgtatgtttatttattaTGGAGTAGATTATTAATTGGCAGCTTTATGATGCATTGATTAtataatcattttatttttttaatttatttttaatcttgttcttgaagcatttTGTATCAGAGAATCAATCATGCAGTGGAATCGGAtgtacaatatatacatatacatatatataggtatctatgtatatgtatattataatgtatatgtgtatatatatgtgtatgtatatatattatatatacacaaaGCAAAATGATTGTCTAAGATTTATGATCAGTCTAATAatttgttttcattctttggGAATGTTGCCATAATTTAAATATTTCTTTGAAGAAATTGTTTCCATATCAGAGAGTGTGAATGGTGATTAAGTAATTAGAGAATACCTTGCACTGAGATAATCAATCTGATTTCTGAGCACTCTCTTTGCAGACAGAATTGGAGGTTGCAGATTCTCAAATGCAGGAAGCATGTAAGTTCttgccttttcttttaaaataatatatatatatatatatgtgtgtgtgtgtgtgtgtgtgtgtgtgtgtgtgtgtgtgtgtgtgtgtgggcatATTAATCTTACTGACAATGCCATGTTGTGCAGATCATACAAAAACTATCCATGTGAAATTCCAGTTGCAGAAAGAGTGCTCGTTCGGTCAGGAGTTCCTCATTGTGGGGGATGATCCTATGTTCGGTTTGTGGGATCCTGCAAGCGCAATACCAATGAACTGGTCAGATGGGAATGTGTGGACTGTTGAGATGGTGAGTGAAATCTACTAACAAGTGCAATTTTTTTGTTAGGTGGATACCGGATTTGTAGTTTAATGTAAGTCTTTGTGTTTGATTAGGATATACCAGTTGGGAAATCGATTCAGTTCAAGTTCATACTAAAAGAAAGCACAGGGAATATCTCGTG harbors:
- the LOC126617719 gene encoding probable LRR receptor-like serine/threonine-protein kinase At3g47570: MKHSSMHDGRQILSKFLHGFILLYMSKGLESAALSSSTFGNESDRLALLDFKKRITEDPQNIMSSWNDSTDFCGWRGVTCNNSNKRVLTLKLNSQNLVGSLPPSIGNLTYLTGINLTSNGFHGEIPQEIGRLRSLEYLNLSYNSFGGKIPTNMSYCTQLKVLSIDSNKLTGSIPDQLSSLLNLNHLWVDYNNLTGTIPYWVGNFSYLKTVYLGSNNLQGIVPKELGRLTSLERFSLQANNLSGMVASSIYNISSIYLFDVTENQLQGEIPPNVGNTLPNLIGFFAGANKFTGRVPVSFGNASRLERLDVFRNSLTGALHGENLGSLRSLVWLNFEENRLGSGKPGDLNFLSFLANCTRLETLGLYGNRFGGELPGSIANLSTQLISLTLGGNMIHGVIPEGIGNLVNLTVLVLEHNNFGGTVPNTIGKLQKLVELYLNSNKLSGPIPSFLGNLSALTNLYLDWNMFEGSIPPSLANCQFLLILYLSHNSLSGSIPKQLLALSSLSISLNMSHNSLTGSLPSEVGDLVNLAELDVSENKLSGEIPQTLGSCIMLVRLHLEGNKFEGIIPQSLKNLRSLDEIDVSGNNLSGQLPEFLGKFTLLEKLNLSHNNFEGELPKEGIFLNASGVSIIGNDRLCGGIPQLRLPACSGKKPHSTRGLLALKVVIPIASSLALIIALSCFIAACSMVKRSRRKPVTLRSYEDWKSGLSYSELFESTNGFSMDNLIGSGSFGSVYKGVLSSDAAIVAIKVLNLQQPGASKSFIDECKTLKSIKHRNLLKIITACSSIDNQGNDFKSLVFEFMENGSLDPWIHPKGDEQSQTKIILSLTERLDIAIDVASALDYLHYQCETPIVHCDLKPSNVLLDEDMVAHVGDFGLARFLLEASNSNNLAASQTMSAGLKGSIGYIPPEYGMGGQVSILGDTYSYGILLLEMFTGKSPTDDVFIDGQSIHRFTAMALPDHVMDVVDRSLLLETYDPDADDEEYNNEIQEGPITKYQDRSSAQAKRLEECLVSVMEIGLACSSISPTERMPMNVVVNKLKAIRESYLNRRRTRYRCSSKYVA